The genome window TCAGTGGTTGTTAAAGGCGCATCAGCTAAAAAAATGCGGCTTGCAGATCGGATGCACTATCATCAGGTTCCTGCCGTAAGCATTGCGGTGGTGAACAATGGTCAACTTGAGTGGGCCCGTGCTTATGGGGTTAATGTTGTAGGAAAAGCAGAACACACCACGCCAACCACCTTATTTCAAACCGCCTCTATCAGCAAAGCCGTCAGCGCCATGGCGGCATTGCATCTGGTTGAACAAGGAAAACTTCAGCTGGATGGCGATGTAAACAACCAACTGAAAAGCTGGAAGCTGCCTGACAATGAATTCACTAAAGAGCATAAAGTCAGCCTGAGGCAGTTGCTGAACCACAGTGGTGGCGTCAATGTGCATGGTTTTCATGGCTATGAGATGACACAAACTGTGCCAAGCCTGCTGGCGGTGCTAAATGGTGATTCACCAGCGAACTCAGCAGCAGTTCGTGTTGAAGCAATACCAGGCACAAAGTGGAGCTATTCTGGTGGGGGTTACACCATCATCCAGTTGATGATGATGGAAGCCAGCAAACAGGATTTCCCGCAGCTATTACAAGATATAGTATTCACCCCTTTAGATATGCAGCACAGTCGCTTCGCAGCCCGCTTGCCACAGCAAGAGCGCAACAATGCGGCCGCAGGACATAACGGCAGTGGTGCAGCCATTACTGGATTGTGGCACCAAAACCCTGAGCTGGCAGCGGCTGGCATGTGGAGCACGCCTTCGGATTTAGCAAAAATTATTATTGAAGTGCAAAAGTCGGACGCAGGTACTTCAGACAAAATACTCTCCAGCCCAATGACCAAAACCATGTTAACCCGTGGCTTGGGTGAAACCGGACTTGGCTTTTTTGTCGAACAACAGCCAGACAGAACCAGCTTTAGCCACAGTGGCGGCAATGAAGGCTTTCGCACCTTGTTATTCGGCTACACAAAAACCGGCCAGGGTGCAGTAGTACTGACCAACAGCGACAATGGCAGCGCGTTAATTCAAGAGATATTTGCCAGTATTGCCGCCGAATACAACTGGCCCGATTTTAAGGTGGTACAAAAATCAACCATAGCGCCGGATGCCACACTAAACCAAAAGTTAGCAGGCGAATACCTGCTGTTAGATAAACCCGCTTCCATCATCTCCGAAGGCAACCGCCTGTATTTCCAGAGCAATTTAATCAGCTCCAAGCGCCTCGAACTGCACCGGGAAACCGAAACCAGCTTCTTTCTGACATCACCAGACGCCACAGTCCGCTTTGAAACTGATGCTAAAAATAAGGTGACGGGGTTTTCTTTGATTAAGGGGGTGAATACTTATAAAGCGGAGAGAGTTAAGTAAAGCATGGCATAGCGCGGAAACAAACATACGACTTTGAAACTTTGTTAAGCCTGAATATTTATCGTATATCGGGGGCACGTCTATGTATGAAACAAAACTAAATTTACTGCTGCCACGTTGCTTTGAGATGTACCAGTTTATGGCTGAGCACATTAGTCATTTGGAGCCAATGCCAGAGTTAAAGTACAGGTTGGCTTTTCAATCTGGTGTTTTATGTTTTGAGCATGGTTTAGCAACGTTGAAATTAATTACTGATGATCTGGCGTCCTCAGGCTTAGGTTTAATGCGTCTTCAGTACGAGAGTCTGATTCGTGGTATGTGGTTTATCTATGCTGCAAATGACGTGTGGTTTACAACT of Rheinheimera sp. MM224 contains these proteins:
- a CDS encoding serine hydrolase domain-containing protein; the encoded protein is MPAPQLLRKTLMFLVVCSAYTGAVFAASSDSTALNEKISRVEQGLSTSVVVKGASAKKMRLADRMHYHQVPAVSIAVVNNGQLEWARAYGVNVVGKAEHTTPTTLFQTASISKAVSAMAALHLVEQGKLQLDGDVNNQLKSWKLPDNEFTKEHKVSLRQLLNHSGGVNVHGFHGYEMTQTVPSLLAVLNGDSPANSAAVRVEAIPGTKWSYSGGGYTIIQLMMMEASKQDFPQLLQDIVFTPLDMQHSRFAARLPQQERNNAAAGHNGSGAAITGLWHQNPELAAAGMWSTPSDLAKIIIEVQKSDAGTSDKILSSPMTKTMLTRGLGETGLGFFVEQQPDRTSFSHSGGNEGFRTLLFGYTKTGQGAVVLTNSDNGSALIQEIFASIAAEYNWPDFKVVQKSTIAPDATLNQKLAGEYLLLDKPASIISEGNRLYFQSNLISSKRLELHRETETSFFLTSPDATVRFETDAKNKVTGFSLIKGVNTYKAERVK